The proteins below are encoded in one region of Aquisphaera giovannonii:
- a CDS encoding DUF1559 domain-containing protein: MKRSVIPLFGLSMAIVAANAFGGQEPGSAPMVVALRPTSAPVPALKYLLIPARHEQQPGNAAVFYHRAVERLIEINLRVQLQAATQKQASKAQASQEAVASWLEMPIAELPREEVRNYLAIYDFCLNEADLGSVRETCDWEYGHRVVGFTLVIGELQEMRQIGRLIALKARLEIAEGHFDSAVHWLRTGFAVADHLTRAPIMIPMLIGGTVVSSLRVPLLDLCQAPGAPNLYWALANLPRPFLDIRPSLDGERFALEQEFPELRQLDSGAWTVDRARAFADDISRRFTRFADDWVRFSNRDTPTPLENLADRLVFASVVGRNYPEAKRRLIEKGRPAATVEAMPAVQVVALDSYLLYEQARDDLFKWAGLPYVQAWEGMQRQGIDWAMLRNGIPFVAMLPAMQSGVMVPSRVQREIDLVQILEALSLHASKNGGALPPSLEAMKDVPVPADPLTGKPYEYALQGDTATLTAPAPAGYPNEPPYLLKYAVKLSQTVGAREPSPKDDDMATILPLVLALATTAFAPGDDPRARAIAPFLDPDVVAVGRVDVVRLDAGRLLHGWIANREQADGLSGAVGTWIDALRKAGAGDVYVLFDLPDLSRGPSSPPSVVVPLPEGADAKAIGDLFRRGGPANGPAWEASEVVHGAVFAGTRARLERVRKSAASARPELSEAMASLGDSVADLVVIPSADTRRVLEEMIPALPSELGGGPITSLTRGIPWAAAGLSAGEEPRIQIIVRGQDAAALKAMADLGQGVRKLVGESPTIAQYAPEIAGILEAIKPAAGADRVTLTLEPAKAAVVARGILLPARQNASRQVCVNHLKQIGLAMHNYHSLHKAFPPAYTTDPAGKPLLSWRVLILPFLEQEALFKEFHLDEAWDSPHNRTLIERIPEVYRCAGLGDNPPPAGKTSYLTPRGEATIFPGATATDLKSITDGTSNTIFVLDVPNDRSVTWTKPDDWEVAAGLDAKAILSRHPGGSEVLMADGSVRFIKDAIAGETLRKLLTRNDGDVFSWDDVP, encoded by the coding sequence GTGAAACGTTCCGTGATCCCACTGTTCGGCCTGTCGATGGCGATCGTCGCCGCGAACGCCTTCGGCGGCCAGGAGCCCGGGAGTGCGCCCATGGTGGTCGCCCTGAGGCCCACGTCCGCCCCCGTTCCGGCGCTCAAATACCTGCTCATCCCGGCCAGGCACGAGCAGCAACCCGGGAACGCGGCCGTCTTCTACCATCGCGCGGTGGAGCGGCTCATCGAGATCAATCTCCGCGTCCAGCTCCAGGCGGCGACGCAGAAGCAGGCGAGCAAGGCCCAGGCGAGCCAGGAGGCCGTGGCGTCCTGGCTGGAGATGCCGATCGCCGAGTTGCCCCGCGAGGAGGTGCGGAACTACCTGGCGATCTACGATTTCTGCCTCAACGAGGCCGACCTCGGCAGCGTGCGAGAGACGTGCGACTGGGAATACGGTCACCGCGTCGTCGGCTTCACGCTGGTTATCGGCGAGCTCCAGGAGATGCGCCAGATTGGCCGCCTGATCGCGCTCAAGGCCAGGCTGGAGATCGCGGAAGGCCACTTCGATTCCGCGGTCCACTGGCTCCGGACCGGCTTCGCCGTGGCCGACCACCTGACGCGGGCACCCATCATGATCCCGATGCTGATCGGGGGCACGGTCGTGTCCAGCCTGAGGGTACCGCTCCTGGACCTCTGCCAGGCACCCGGGGCGCCGAACCTGTACTGGGCCCTCGCCAACCTGCCCAGGCCCTTCCTCGACATCCGGCCCTCGCTGGACGGCGAGCGGTTCGCCCTCGAGCAGGAATTCCCGGAGCTCCGGCAGCTCGATTCCGGCGCGTGGACGGTCGACCGTGCCCGCGCCTTCGCCGACGACATCAGCCGCCGCTTCACCCGGTTCGCCGACGACTGGGTGCGGTTCTCGAATCGTGACACCCCCACCCCGCTGGAGAACCTGGCCGACCGCCTCGTCTTCGCGTCTGTGGTGGGGCGGAACTACCCCGAGGCCAAGCGTCGGCTCATCGAGAAGGGCCGCCCCGCCGCGACCGTCGAGGCCATGCCCGCCGTCCAGGTCGTGGCGCTGGATTCCTACCTCCTCTACGAGCAGGCGCGCGACGACCTGTTCAAGTGGGCCGGCCTCCCCTACGTCCAGGCGTGGGAGGGGATGCAGCGCCAGGGCATCGACTGGGCGATGCTCAGGAACGGCATCCCGTTCGTGGCCATGCTGCCCGCCATGCAGTCCGGCGTCATGGTCCCCTCCCGGGTCCAGCGAGAGATCGACCTGGTCCAGATCCTGGAGGCCCTGAGCCTCCACGCGTCGAAGAACGGCGGGGCCCTGCCGCCGAGCCTCGAGGCGATGAAGGACGTGCCCGTCCCCGCGGACCCCCTGACGGGCAAGCCCTACGAGTACGCCCTCCAGGGAGATACCGCCACCCTCACTGCCCCCGCGCCCGCCGGCTACCCGAACGAGCCTCCTTACCTGCTCAAGTACGCCGTGAAGCTGTCGCAGACGGTCGGCGCGCGAGAGCCTTCCCCGAAGGATGACGACATGGCGACGATCCTGCCCCTCGTCCTCGCGCTGGCGACGACGGCTTTCGCCCCGGGTGACGATCCCCGAGCCCGGGCCATCGCCCCGTTCCTGGACCCCGACGTCGTGGCGGTCGGCCGGGTGGACGTCGTCCGGCTGGACGCAGGCCGGCTCCTGCACGGCTGGATCGCGAACCGGGAGCAGGCCGACGGGCTATCCGGGGCCGTCGGCACCTGGATCGACGCCCTCCGCAAGGCGGGTGCCGGCGACGTCTACGTCCTCTTCGACCTGCCGGACCTCTCGCGAGGTCCGTCCTCGCCGCCTTCGGTCGTTGTGCCCTTGCCGGAGGGTGCGGACGCCAAGGCCATCGGCGACCTCTTCCGCCGCGGCGGGCCCGCCAATGGGCCCGCCTGGGAGGCCAGCGAGGTTGTCCACGGCGCCGTCTTCGCCGGGACCAGGGCCAGGCTGGAGCGGGTACGCAAGTCGGCCGCGTCGGCCCGGCCCGAGCTGTCCGAGGCCATGGCCAGCCTGGGCGACTCGGTCGCGGACCTCGTCGTCATCCCCAGCGCAGACACGCGACGGGTCCTGGAGGAGATGATCCCCGCGCTGCCGTCCGAGCTGGGCGGGGGGCCGATCACGTCCCTGACCAGGGGCATCCCCTGGGCCGCCGCCGGCCTCTCCGCCGGGGAGGAGCCGCGCATCCAGATCATCGTCCGCGGGCAGGACGCGGCGGCCCTCAAGGCCATGGCGGATCTGGGGCAGGGGGTCCGGAAGCTCGTCGGCGAATCCCCGACGATTGCGCAGTACGCGCCCGAGATCGCGGGCATCCTGGAGGCGATCAAGCCCGCCGCGGGTGCCGACCGGGTCACATTGACCCTCGAGCCCGCGAAGGCCGCCGTCGTGGCACGCGGCATCCTGCTGCCGGCCCGGCAGAACGCCTCGCGGCAGGTGTGCGTGAACCACCTGAAGCAGATCGGCCTGGCCATGCACAACTATCATTCCCTGCATAAGGCCTTCCCGCCCGCGTACACGACGGACCCGGCCGGAAAGCCGCTGCTGAGCTGGCGCGTCCTGATCCTGCCGTTCCTGGAGCAGGAGGCCCTCTTCAAGGAGTTCCACCTCGACGAGGCATGGGACAGCCCCCACAACCGCACCCTGATCGAACGCATCCCGGAGGTCTACCGCTGCGCCGGCCTCGGGGACAACCCGCCGCCGGCCGGGAAGACGAGCTACCTGACGCCTCGCGGCGAGGCGACCATCTTCCCCGGCGCGACGGCGACGGACCTCAAGTCGATCACGGACGGCACCTCGAACACCATCTTCGTCCTGGATGTCCCCAACGATCGCTCCGTCACCTGGACGAAGCCGGACGACTGGGAGGTCGCGGCCGGCCTCGACGCGAAGGCCATCCTCAGTCGCCACCCGGGCGGCTCCGAAGTCCTCATGGCCGACGGCTCGGTCCGGTTCATCAAGGACGCAATCGCCGGGGAGACGCTCAGGAAGCTACTGACCCGGAACGACGGGGATGTCTTCTCCTGGGACGACGTACCCTGA
- a CDS encoding TlpA family protein disulfide reductase: protein MTDASARRPDRTWLIIGLVFVAFWVVYLTFFVPGRGPNLAEMAMDRPAEYRWPMEDLQGQAVSLERYRGKTVFLNVWATWCPPCVREMPSIADLARREMLKGKNIEFVCVSLDRDRDKVSDFIRGKNWPMTFLHATDVPMAYETEGIPATFILSPAGRIVSAEVGASDWDRPDIVEFLQKTAETPPAPDPSRDPVAPAKS from the coding sequence ATGACCGACGCGAGTGCGAGGAGGCCCGACCGGACCTGGCTGATCATCGGCCTGGTCTTCGTCGCCTTCTGGGTGGTCTACCTGACCTTCTTCGTGCCGGGCCGGGGCCCCAACCTCGCGGAAATGGCCATGGACCGGCCCGCCGAGTATCGTTGGCCCATGGAGGATCTCCAGGGCCAGGCCGTCAGTCTGGAAAGGTACCGGGGCAAGACCGTCTTCCTCAACGTCTGGGCCACCTGGTGTCCCCCTTGCGTTCGCGAGATGCCGTCCATCGCCGACCTCGCCCGCAGGGAGATGCTCAAGGGCAAGAACATCGAGTTCGTCTGCGTGTCGCTGGACCGGGACCGGGACAAGGTAAGCGACTTCATCCGCGGCAAGAACTGGCCTATGACCTTCCTGCACGCCACCGACGTGCCCATGGCCTACGAGACCGAGGGCATCCCCGCCACGTTCATCCTGTCCCCGGCCGGCCGCATCGTGTCCGCGGAGGTCGGGGCGAGCGACTGGGACCGGCCCGACATCGTCGAATTCCTGCAGAAGACCGCCGAGACGCCCCCCGCGCCCGATCCGAGTCGCGATCCGGTCGCTCCTGCAAAGTCGTGA
- a CDS encoding DUF4476 domain-containing protein, whose protein sequence is MRLGLAPARLFVLPCLLSAPYSACFGQPAPGSGEAASITPAQAKVRADEIVKDLREAAAEARKIGDRALRERIELRLSRAELKARELAEELSRVRPAPVTASALPLSDAESEKLLQGLKKEPFDDGKLTFIENFATARPLTCRQAAALIRAFSFDEKRVAAAKALYPRLLDRQNFNDVLGAFTFDSNKVLARKAVGLK, encoded by the coding sequence ATGCGACTCGGTCTGGCACCGGCCCGACTGTTCGTCCTCCCGTGCCTCCTCTCGGCGCCCTATTCCGCATGCTTCGGCCAGCCGGCACCGGGATCGGGCGAGGCGGCTTCCATCACGCCCGCGCAGGCAAAAGTCCGCGCGGATGAGATCGTCAAGGACCTGCGCGAGGCGGCCGCCGAGGCCAGGAAGATCGGCGACAGGGCCCTCCGCGAGCGGATCGAGCTTCGATTGAGCCGCGCGGAGCTCAAGGCCAGGGAACTCGCGGAGGAGCTCTCTCGCGTCCGGCCGGCCCCGGTCACGGCCTCCGCCCTGCCGCTCTCCGACGCGGAATCCGAGAAGCTCTTGCAAGGCCTGAAGAAGGAGCCCTTCGACGACGGGAAGCTGACCTTCATCGAGAACTTCGCGACGGCCCGGCCGCTCACGTGCCGCCAGGCCGCCGCCCTGATCAGGGCCTTTTCGTTCGACGAGAAGCGAGTCGCCGCGGCGAAGGCGCTGTATCCGAGGCTCCTCGACCGGCAGAACTTCAATGACGTGCTGGGGGCCTTCACCTTCGACAGCAACAAGGTCCTGGCCCGGAAGGCCGTCGGCCTCAAATGA